The Helianthus annuus cultivar XRQ/B chromosome 16, HanXRQr2.0-SUNRISE, whole genome shotgun sequence genome includes a window with the following:
- the LOC118488320 gene encoding uncharacterized protein LOC118488320, with amino-acid sequence MPPKTKLPPYFDRYDGTRDPEDHLHAFRGAGQLGRWSMPVWCHMFVQTLTEGAQLWFDSLPPGGIDSYEELSEKFLRNFGQQIKVVKNPNEILHIRQRDSERIDQYMERFIKESMNIKDVPEVMKISSFINGLKHAQLCEKLGEEFPHSFDNLMDRVGAFVRGKDTVSKAKETDVTPRRITPAAKPPDKGTPYSRKPAFDRMLHDRARPSYSPYRPRGRGPPPYSDHFTPLTKTPSEILATERVKNSFPKPPPIKPGPKAQPNEYCDFYKGFGHKTDDCMYLKRGIEAAVKTGRLAHLVKEIKGGGGGDRKGRDVREPGRADVDVIRRRNEFDTTRSVKARILGSPDCMKAPILMPHLEENEVQRLPLNISAIIAGHKVSRIHVDGGSGVEVIYEHCFVRFDRDVRDRLEEDSIPLVGFNNSVSHPLGKIRLPFTVGVGDRVRTINLTFTVVRAPSKYNAILGRPGIGDLQAQASTPHGALVFQTPKGLAWVKFAYEVISSVSEGEASEKPRKDGVEEWVLCDRFLEQTIKLGNHLSDKCKSALKELLLLNIDVFAFQHGDMTGIPRSLTEHRLNTYTWAKPVRQKKRSMGPNKRRAACEETRKLLRAGIVREVRYPSWIANPVMVQKKDGGWRMCIDF; translated from the coding sequence ATGCCCCCCAAAACAAAGTTACCCCCATATTTTGACCGCTATGACGGGACAAGAGACCCTGAAGATCATCTTCATGCCTTCAGGGGAGCAGGGCAACTTGGGCGATGGTCCATGCCTGTATGGTGCCACATGTTTGTACAAACTCTGACGGAGGGAGCCCAGCTTTGGTTTGACAGCCTCCCTCCGGGGGGAATCGATAGTTATGAAGAGTTAAGCGAGAAGTTCCTCAGGAACTTTGGCCAGCAAATAAAAGTGGTCAAGAATCCAAATGAGATCCTCCACATAAGGCAGAGGGACAGTGAGCGAATAGACCAGTATATGGAGAGGTTCATCAAGGAGAGCATGAACATCAAAGATGTCCCGGAGGTCATGAAGATCAGCAGTTTCATAAACGGGCTAAAGCATGCACAGCTGTGTGAGAAACTGGGGGAGGAGTTCCCCCACTCGTTTGACAACCTTATGGACAGGGTCGGAGCCTTTGTCAGAGGAAAAGACACGGTCAGCAAAGCCAAGGAGACGGACGTCACACCCCGAAGGATCACCCCAGCTGCAAAGCCTCCTGACAAAGGTACACCTTACTCCAGAAAACCCGCTTTTGATAGAATGTTGCACGACAGAGCAAGGCCCTCATATTCCCCGTATAGACCTCGAGGGAGAGGCCCCCCACCTTACTCTGATCATTTCACCCCTCTCACCAAGACCCCAAGTGAGATACTGGCCACTGAGAGGGTAAAGAACTCCTTCCCGAAGCCACCACCCATAAAGCCTGGGCCAAAGGCACAGCCTAACGAGTATTGTGACTTTTACAAAGGTTTTGGGCATAAAACCGATGACTGTATGTATTTAAAGAGAGGAATAGAGGCTGCGGTGAAGACGGGAAGGCTGGCCCACTTGGTTAAGGAaattaaggggggggggggaggggacCGCAAGGGAAGAGATGTAAGGGAGCCTGGGAGGGCAGATGTTGATGTGATTAGAAGAAGGAATGAATTCGATACCACCCGGAGTGTAAAAGCCAGGATCCTGGGCTCCCCAGACTGCATGAAAGCTCCCATCCTCATGCCACACTTGGAGGAAAATGAAGTGCAACGACTTCCCCTTAACATCTCAGCCATAATAGCTGGCCACAAAGTGTCTCGAATACACGTAGACGGAGGGTCCGGTGTCGAAGTAATATACGAGCATTGTTTTGTCAGATTTGACAGAGATGTAAGAGATCGGCTCGAAGAAGATTCCATCCCCTTAGTGGGATTCAACAACAGTGTATCACACCCTCTGGGAAAAATCAGGCTTCCATTCACAGTTGGGGTAGGGGATCGAGTTCGAACGATAAACCTGACTTTCACAGTGGTCAGGGCACCCTCAAAGTATAATGCAATCTTAGGGAGACCCGGAATCGGGGACCTACAAGCACAGGCATCCACCCCTCACGGAGCTTTAGTGTTTCAAACACCGAAGGGTTTAGCCTGGGTAAAGTTTGCTTATGAAGTGATTTCCTCCGTATCCGAAGGAGAAGCATCCGAGAAGCCCCGGAAAGATGGAGTAGAGGAGTGGGTCCTTTGCGATAGGTTCCTAGAACAAACGATCAAACTAGGAAATCACTTAAGTGACAAATGCAAGAGTGCCCTGAAGGAACTGCTTCTCCTCAACATAGATGTGTTTGCATTCCAACACGGAGACATGACAGGAATCCCCCGGAGCCTAACCGAACACCGGCTCAACACCTACACATGGGCGAAACCGGTAAGACAGAAAAAGCGAAGCATGGGGCCCAACAAAAGAAGAGCTGCTTGTGAGGAAACCAGAAAACTGCTCAGGGCAGGGATAGTCAGAGAAGTAAGGTATCCGTCCTGGATCGCCAATCCGGTCATGGTTCAAAAGAAAGACGGGGGAtggaggatgtgcatcgacttctAG